From Portunus trituberculatus isolate SZX2019 chromosome 50, ASM1759143v1, whole genome shotgun sequence, the proteins below share one genomic window:
- the LOC123499515 gene encoding enhancer of split mbeta protein-like: protein MASTYEVNIEDVEPLSRTYQYRKVMKPMLERKRRARINKCLDELKDLMVGALQSEGETITKLEKADVLELTVRHLRKLKQHHALAIPSHSHPHDKFRAGFTHCANEVSRFVTSVPGVDLHVSTRLLSHLGGCITQLDKMTVPQQSIAAPITPAATPSSTPTTTTMVPITVTVPRVYTPPASPETKPSPTTTTSVSVVVSPQPTAVSPKPPTTPQPTPPVSGRVGVPSGSPMWRPW from the coding sequence ATGGCGTCCACATACGAAGTGAATATCGAGGATGTTGAGCCCTTGTCCCGCACCTACCAGTACCGCAAGGTGATGAAGCCCATGCTGGAACGCAAACGACGGGCGCGCATCAACAAGTGCCTCGACGAACTCAAGGACCTGATGGTGGGTGCCCTCCAGTCCGAGGGCGAGACTATCACCAAGTTGGAGAAGGCGGACGTGCTCGAACTGACAGTGCGCCACCTGCGTAAGCTGAAGCAGCACCACGCCCTCGCTATCCCCTCCCACAGTCACCCACACGACAAGTTCCGTGCAGGTTTCACCCACTGCGCCAATGAAGTGTCTCGCTTCGTGACCTCAGTGCCTGGCGTCGACCTGCATGTGTCTACGCGCCTACTGTCACATCTGGGCGGCTGCATCACACAGCTGGACAAGATGACGGTGCCACAGCAATCCATCGCCGCTCCCATCACCCCTGCAGCCACCCCAtcctccacgcccaccaccaccaccatggtgCCCATCACAGTTACAGTGCCGAGGGTCTACACACCGCCTGCCAGCCCGGAGACCAAGCCcagccccaccaccacaactagtGTGTCTGTCGTGGTTTCTCCTCAGCCCACAGCAGTCAGCCCGAAGcctcccaccacaccacagcccacACCTCCAGTGTCGGGACGCGTCGGAGTGCCTTCGGGAAGTCCCATGTGGCGGCCGTGGTAA